In Lacrimispora indolis DSM 755, a genomic segment contains:
- the cutD gene encoding choline TMA-lyase-activating enzyme codes for MDHGTTGEIERKAFIFNVQKYNMYDGPGIRTLVFFKGCPLRCKWCSNPEGMVRKFQVMYKQNSCVSCGACADVCPVGIHVMSKETGKHEIQREKDCIGCMKCKNACPNAALTIAGEVKTISELLKIVEEDAAFYDISGGGVTLGGGEVTAQPEAALNLLMACKQEGINTAIETCGYTSTETILRIAEYVDLFLFDIKHMDPVRHNELVGVNNEQILTNLKELLHRRFNVKVRMPMLKGINDSREEIDGVIKFLMPFRDYKNFKGIDLLPYHKLGVNKYNQLDMEYPIEGDPSLSMEDLDRIEGWIKEYRFPVTVVKH; via the coding sequence ATGGACCATGGAACAACAGGAGAGATTGAGCGTAAAGCGTTTATCTTTAACGTGCAGAAATACAACATGTATGACGGGCCGGGAATCAGAACCCTGGTATTCTTTAAAGGCTGTCCCCTCCGGTGTAAATGGTGCTCCAATCCAGAAGGAATGGTGCGGAAATTCCAGGTGATGTATAAGCAAAATTCCTGTGTAAGCTGCGGGGCGTGCGCTGATGTGTGCCCCGTAGGAATCCATGTAATGTCCAAAGAGACGGGAAAACATGAAATCCAGCGGGAAAAGGACTGCATCGGTTGCATGAAATGCAAAAATGCCTGTCCCAATGCAGCGCTGACCATTGCCGGAGAAGTTAAGACCATTTCAGAACTGCTTAAAATCGTGGAAGAGGATGCTGCCTTTTATGATATTTCAGGCGGCGGCGTGACACTTGGCGGCGGAGAAGTGACCGCCCAGCCGGAAGCGGCTTTAAACCTGTTAATGGCCTGCAAGCAGGAAGGGATCAATACAGCCATTGAGACCTGCGGTTATACAAGTACGGAAACCATTTTAAGAATCGCGGAGTATGTGGACTTATTCCTGTTTGATATCAAGCATATGGACCCTGTCCGCCACAATGAGCTGGTGGGCGTGAACAATGAACAGATTCTTACCAACTTAAAGGAACTGCTTCACCGCCGTTTCAACGTAAAGGTCCGCATGCCCATGCTGAAGGGAATCAATGACAGCCGGGAGGAAATCGACGGGGTAATTAAATTCCTGATGCCCTTCCGTGATTATAAAAATTTTAAGGGAATTGACTTACTTCCATACCATAAGCTGGGAGTTAATAAATACAATCAGCTTGATATGGAATACCCCATTGAAGGTGATCCAAGCTTAAGCATGGAGGATTTAGACCGGATCGAAGGGTGGATAAAGGAATACCGGTTCCCGGTCACTGTGGTGAAGCATTAA
- a CDS encoding BMC domain-containing protein, whose translation MIEMQRVIEESVPGKQVTIAHVIASPIPEVYECLGIDEMGAIGILTLSPFETSIIAADIAAKAADVEIGFLDRFTGSVIIAGDVDSVETALTAVCDTLKRGLGYMVPAVTKT comes from the coding sequence ATGATTGAGATGCAGCGTGTCATAGAGGAATCCGTTCCGGGCAAGCAGGTGACCATAGCCCATGTGATCGCATCTCCCATACCGGAGGTGTATGAATGCCTTGGCATCGATGAAATGGGAGCCATCGGAATTCTCACCCTGTCCCCTTTTGAAACCTCCATCATTGCGGCGGATATTGCGGCAAAGGCGGCAGACGTGGAAATCGGCTTTTTAGACCGTTTTACAGGCTCTGTAATCATTGCAGGAGATGTGGACAGCGTGGAAACTGCTTTGACTGCGGTATGTGATACCTTAAAGCGGGGGCTAGGTTATATGGTGCCCGCGGTAACAAAAACATGA
- a CDS encoding EutP/PduV family microcompartment system protein, with translation MRKKRIMIIGPGGSGKTSLANVINGLTGPARKTQNMVYGKKTLDVPGVYLESPWMHKHIIAAAQDASHVLMLVDQSSCRESYPPGFAKAFRVPVIGVITGDGEKTENDGWCIRQLKKTGAKEPYYHINLSEGTGLLELLEELK, from the coding sequence ATGAGAAAAAAGCGGATCATGATCATCGGTCCCGGCGGCAGCGGGAAAACTTCCCTGGCCAACGTTATAAACGGTCTCACCGGTCCGGCCAGGAAAACCCAGAACATGGTATATGGGAAAAAAACTCTGGATGTGCCGGGGGTTTACTTGGAAAGTCCCTGGATGCACAAGCATATCATAGCGGCGGCACAGGATGCCTCTCATGTGTTGATGCTGGTAGACCAGTCATCATGCCGGGAAAGTTATCCGCCTGGATTTGCAAAAGCCTTCCGGGTCCCGGTGATCGGCGTGATTACAGGAGACGGAGAAAAAACGGAAAATGATGGCTGGTGTATCCGTCAGCTGAAAAAAACCGGGGCAAAGGAGCCCTATTACCATATCAATCTGTCTGAAGGGACCGGACTTCTTGAATTATTGGAAGAATTAAAATAA
- a CDS encoding 1-propanol dehydrogenase PduQ gives MEQFVMNTKVYMGSSCLDKMKELPVTKAYIICDPFMAQCGKVDMITELLKEKGSSYEVFSEVVPDPTIEVVSKAIGGMKCFGPDAVIAFGGGSAIDTAKAASHIYSQMGNGKLFLIAVPTTSGTGSEVTSFSVISDPQAQAKYPLRSDSMVPDAAFLDPRFTVSVPPHITADTGMDVLTHALEAYVSTNAGDFTDACAEKAVRLVWNYLARTVEDGSDMEARTHMHNASCLAGVAFNGASLGLCHSMAHALGARFHIPHGRSNAILLPHVISYNAGLEDAGEQKACGRYVAIANMLGIAAGTDKATVHGLVRHIKNLMNKIKIPQQITDLKVDKDEFEQAVGDMAEKALADNCTLTNPRVPVAEEIEAIYRKLCKGGY, from the coding sequence GTGGAGCAATTTGTAATGAATACAAAGGTATATATGGGATCTTCCTGTCTGGATAAGATGAAGGAACTTCCTGTGACAAAGGCTTATATTATCTGTGACCCCTTTATGGCCCAATGCGGCAAGGTGGACATGATCACAGAGCTTTTGAAGGAAAAAGGGAGCAGCTATGAAGTGTTTTCCGAAGTAGTGCCGGATCCTACCATTGAAGTGGTCTCAAAGGCCATCGGCGGAATGAAGTGTTTTGGTCCGGATGCAGTGATCGCCTTTGGCGGCGGTTCTGCCATTGATACTGCCAAGGCAGCAAGCCATATTTACAGCCAGATGGGAAATGGGAAGCTGTTTTTGATCGCAGTTCCCACAACCAGTGGTACCGGCAGTGAAGTGACCAGTTTTTCCGTGATCTCTGATCCCCAGGCCCAGGCCAAATATCCGCTGCGCTCCGACAGCATGGTGCCGGATGCGGCATTCCTTGATCCCCGGTTTACGGTGTCTGTTCCGCCTCATATTACGGCGGATACCGGAATGGATGTTCTGACTCATGCCCTGGAAGCTTATGTTTCAACCAATGCAGGTGATTTTACCGATGCCTGCGCAGAAAAGGCTGTAAGGCTGGTATGGAACTACCTGGCACGTACCGTAGAGGACGGAAGCGACATGGAAGCCAGAACTCACATGCACAATGCATCCTGTCTGGCCGGAGTTGCTTTTAACGGAGCTTCCTTAGGGCTTTGCCACAGCATGGCCCATGCTCTTGGAGCACGGTTTCACATTCCTCACGGAAGAAGCAATGCCATCCTGCTTCCCCATGTCATCAGCTACAATGCCGGACTGGAAGACGCAGGTGAACAGAAAGCCTGCGGCAGGTATGTGGCAATCGCCAATATGCTTGGAATCGCAGCCGGAACAGATAAGGCCACGGTACACGGCCTGGTGCGCCACATCAAAAATCTGATGAATAAGATCAAAATACCTCAGCAGATTACGGATTTAAAAGTTGATAAAGACGAATTTGAGCAGGCCGTAGGGGATATGGCGGAAAAAGCTCTGGCTGACAATTGTACATTGACCAACCCAAGAGTGCCTGTGGCAGAAGAAATTGAAGCCATTTACCGGAAACTGTGTAAGGGGGGCTATTGA